A genome region from Sceloporus undulatus isolate JIND9_A2432 ecotype Alabama chromosome 1, SceUnd_v1.1, whole genome shotgun sequence includes the following:
- the LOC121925427 gene encoding disintegrin and metalloproteinase domain-containing protein 17-like produces MGHLERIHSPRPNDGKKDVRALSESNAGREHSKNAYSNSATGKDIYLNSGLTSTKNYGKTILTKEADLVTTHELGHNFGAEHDPDGMPECAPTEDQGGKYVMYPIAVSGDHENNKMFSNCSKVSILRTIETKAPECFKERNNKVCGNSRVDEGEECDPGLLRLYDDPCCTSECMLRQNATCSDRNSPCCKGCQFESAQKKCQEAINATCKGESYCTVPLRLIIGECILNTDG; encoded by the exons ATGGGGCATTTGGAGAGGATCCACTCACCTAGGCCAAACGACGGGAAAAAAGATGTGAGAGCATTGTCAGAAAGTAACGCGGGCAGGGAGCACTCCAAGAATG caTATTCTAATTCTGCAACTGGAAAGGATATCTACCTCAACAGTGGCCTAACTAGCACAAAGAACTATGGCAAAACCATCCTTACCAAG GAAGCTGACTTGGTTACTACTCATGAGCTGGGACATAATTTTGGTGCGGAGCATGATCCTGATGGCATGCCAGAATGTGCTCCCacagaagatcaaggaggaaaataTGTTATGTATCCAATTGCTGTGAGTGGGGATCATGAAAACAACAAG ATGTTTTCAAACTGCAGTAAAGTATCCATACTTCGGACTATTGAGACCAAAGCCCCAGAATGCTTCAAGGAGCGTAACAACAAAGTATGTGGCAACTCCAGAGTGGATGAAGGCGAGGAATGTGATCCTGGCCTCTTGCGCCTGTATGATGATCCGTGCTGCACATCAGAGTGTATGCTAAGGCAGAATGCAACATGCAG TGACAGGAACAGTCCCTGTTGTAAAGGTTGCCAGTTTGAAAGCGCACAGAAGAAGTGCCAGGAGGCCATTAATGCTACTTGTAAAGGAGAATCCTATTGCAcag TGCCTCTAAGATTAATCATTGGTGAATGTATTCTTAACACCGATGGCTAA